One Anthonomus grandis grandis chromosome 15, icAntGran1.3, whole genome shotgun sequence DNA segment encodes these proteins:
- the LOC126744894 gene encoding zinc finger and BTB domain-containing protein 49-like isoform X2: protein MNFAPFGVPLSAALPVATQFSAGKITQSVTTPSGQVVGVLQGGENGVHYIRPFDASAFAQTHQAPGSPTGAQQGQTVISLPITMPGAKPGDPQQTVQIQVVNPAQQNEGNSPKYQLSQIPIQTFGQGATVLTVAYSGNQEGLQILDGQSGLEGMTVVAAIQPQDIQIIQAQLEQQQQQQQQQQVQEQKEENDKAGDTQLRCKDGAEVQQQTNEPEAIHVPAQYLQNMNTLQEYLQKVQTAQPLPLTSLHQFLKFNGAPEIKRELITEDGVLEAVSIANPEEQEQLIMNSVTTEMATQEDGQEDPNEKGKKKKKSKKKPPKPKKPKPGQVHIATALDGTTLFCCPECHMAYPEKELLEQHLVGHKIERRFICDICGAGLKRKEHLERHKLGHNPERPFVCSVCMKGFKRKEHLNLHFVIHSGEKTEICGECGKGFYRKDHLRKHLRSHITRRAKEQAEMAQAILKAGGTQEDVENELNNMSNGIAHAQVTIEVGTGGPNGQIQIPVQIQVPQHTIQLSNTDEDGQQQQQASTVVLPAAPESISILPN, encoded by the exons ATGAACTTTGCACCTTTCGGGGTACCTCTCTCGGCCGCCCTACCGGTCGCCACCCAATTTTCCGCAGGGAAAATTACCCAAAGTGTGACCACACCGAGTGGCCAAGTAGTCGGCGTCCTCCAAGGTGGCGAAAACGGCGTCCACTACATCAGACCATTCGATGCGAGCGCGTTCGCGCAGACCCACCAGGCCCCCGGGAGTCCCACCGGGGCTCAACAGGGCCAAACTGTGATCAGCCTCCCCATCACGATGCCCGGGGCGAAACCGGGCGATCCACAGCAAACGGTGCAAATTCAGGTGGTCAATCCGGCTCAACAGAACGAAGGAAACAGCCCAAAATATCAACTGTCACAGATACCTATCCAGACTTTCGGCCAGGGAGCCACTGTTTTAACGGTCGCGTATAGTGGGAATCAGGAAGGTTTACAAATA CTTGACGGACAAAGCGGCTTGGAAGGTATGACCGTTGTGGCAGCTATACAGCCTCAAGATATCCAAATCATACAAGCCCAACTTGAACAGCAACAGCAGCAACAACAACAGCAGCAAGTTCAAGAGCAGAAAGAGGAGAACGACAAGGCGGGAGATACTCAGCTAAGATGTAAAGATGGTGCTGAGGTACAACAACAGACCAACGAGCCGGAAGCGATCCACGTGCCGGCGCAGTACCTTCAAAACATGAACACGTTACAGGAATATCTGCAAAAGGTTCAAACGGCCCAACCTTTACCGTTGACCTCCTTGCATcagtttttaaagtttaatggCGCGCCAGAAATCAAAAGGGAATTAATTACCGAAGATGGGGTACTGGAGGCCGTTAGTATAGCGAATCCGGAAGAACAA GAACAATTGATAATGAACAGCGTGACAACGGAAATGGCGACACAGGAGGACGGTCAGGAGGATCCGAACGAAAAgggaaagaagaagaagaaatcgaaaaagaaaCCGCCTAAACCGAAAAAGCCCAAGCCTGGACAG GTGCATATAGCGACAGCACTGGACGGCACGACCCTCTTTTGTTGCCCGGAATGTCACATGGCGTATCCCGAAAAGGAGCTGTTGGAGCAGCACTTGGTGGGACacaaaatcgagcgacgtttcATCTGCGACATCTGCGGGGCCGGCTTGAAACGCAAAGAGCACCTTGAGCGGCACAAACTGGGCCACAATCCAGAGAGGCCCTTCGTCTGTTCCGTTTGTATGAAAG GTTTCAAACGTAAAGAGCACCTCAATCTCCACTTTGTGATACACTCGGGGGAGAAAACGGAAATTTGCGGCGAATGCGGCAAAGGATTTTACCGAAAGGATCATTTGAGGAAACATCTACGAAGTCACATCACGAGGAGAGCGAAGGAGCAAGCGGAAATGGCACAGGCGATATTAAAAGCGGGCGGTACGCAGGAAGACGTCGAAAACGAACTGAACAATATGTCTAACGGGATCGCCCATGCGCAGGTCACCATCGAGGTGGGAACTGGG GGTCCGAACGGTCAAATCCAGATACCCGTGCAGATCCAAGTGCCGCAACACACGATACAGCTGTCGAACACGGACGAAGACGGGCAACAGCAGCAACAGGCGAGCACCGTGGTGCTACCGGCCGCCCCCGAAAGTATCTCTATTTTGCCgaattaa
- the LOC126744894 gene encoding zinc finger and BTB domain-containing protein 49-like isoform X1, which yields MNFAPFGVPLSAALPVATQFSAGKITQSVTTPSGQVVGVLQGGENGVHYIRPFDASAFAQTHQAPGSPTGAQQGQTVISLPITMPGAKPGDPQQTVQIQVVNPAQQNEGNSPKYQLSQIPIQTFGQGATVLTVAYSGNQEGLQILDGQSGLEGMTVVAAIQPQDIQIIQAQLEQQQQQQQQQQVQEQKEENDKAGDTQLRCKDGAEVQQQTNEPEAIHVPAQYLQNMNTLQEYLQKVQTAQPLPLTSLHQFLKFNGAPEIKRELITEDGVLEAVSIANPEEQYHLQEQLIMNSVTTEMATQEDGQEDPNEKGKKKKKSKKKPPKPKKPKPGQVHIATALDGTTLFCCPECHMAYPEKELLEQHLVGHKIERRFICDICGAGLKRKEHLERHKLGHNPERPFVCSVCMKGFKRKEHLNLHFVIHSGEKTEICGECGKGFYRKDHLRKHLRSHITRRAKEQAEMAQAILKAGGTQEDVENELNNMSNGIAHAQVTIEVGTGGPNGQIQIPVQIQVPQHTIQLSNTDEDGQQQQQASTVVLPAAPESISILPN from the exons ATGAACTTTGCACCTTTCGGGGTACCTCTCTCGGCCGCCCTACCGGTCGCCACCCAATTTTCCGCAGGGAAAATTACCCAAAGTGTGACCACACCGAGTGGCCAAGTAGTCGGCGTCCTCCAAGGTGGCGAAAACGGCGTCCACTACATCAGACCATTCGATGCGAGCGCGTTCGCGCAGACCCACCAGGCCCCCGGGAGTCCCACCGGGGCTCAACAGGGCCAAACTGTGATCAGCCTCCCCATCACGATGCCCGGGGCGAAACCGGGCGATCCACAGCAAACGGTGCAAATTCAGGTGGTCAATCCGGCTCAACAGAACGAAGGAAACAGCCCAAAATATCAACTGTCACAGATACCTATCCAGACTTTCGGCCAGGGAGCCACTGTTTTAACGGTCGCGTATAGTGGGAATCAGGAAGGTTTACAAATA CTTGACGGACAAAGCGGCTTGGAAGGTATGACCGTTGTGGCAGCTATACAGCCTCAAGATATCCAAATCATACAAGCCCAACTTGAACAGCAACAGCAGCAACAACAACAGCAGCAAGTTCAAGAGCAGAAAGAGGAGAACGACAAGGCGGGAGATACTCAGCTAAGATGTAAAGATGGTGCTGAGGTACAACAACAGACCAACGAGCCGGAAGCGATCCACGTGCCGGCGCAGTACCTTCAAAACATGAACACGTTACAGGAATATCTGCAAAAGGTTCAAACGGCCCAACCTTTACCGTTGACCTCCTTGCATcagtttttaaagtttaatggCGCGCCAGAAATCAAAAGGGAATTAATTACCGAAGATGGGGTACTGGAGGCCGTTAGTATAGCGAATCCGGAAGAACAA TACCATTTACAGGAACAATTGATAATGAACAGCGTGACAACGGAAATGGCGACACAGGAGGACGGTCAGGAGGATCCGAACGAAAAgggaaagaagaagaagaaatcgaaaaagaaaCCGCCTAAACCGAAAAAGCCCAAGCCTGGACAG GTGCATATAGCGACAGCACTGGACGGCACGACCCTCTTTTGTTGCCCGGAATGTCACATGGCGTATCCCGAAAAGGAGCTGTTGGAGCAGCACTTGGTGGGACacaaaatcgagcgacgtttcATCTGCGACATCTGCGGGGCCGGCTTGAAACGCAAAGAGCACCTTGAGCGGCACAAACTGGGCCACAATCCAGAGAGGCCCTTCGTCTGTTCCGTTTGTATGAAAG GTTTCAAACGTAAAGAGCACCTCAATCTCCACTTTGTGATACACTCGGGGGAGAAAACGGAAATTTGCGGCGAATGCGGCAAAGGATTTTACCGAAAGGATCATTTGAGGAAACATCTACGAAGTCACATCACGAGGAGAGCGAAGGAGCAAGCGGAAATGGCACAGGCGATATTAAAAGCGGGCGGTACGCAGGAAGACGTCGAAAACGAACTGAACAATATGTCTAACGGGATCGCCCATGCGCAGGTCACCATCGAGGTGGGAACTGGG GGTCCGAACGGTCAAATCCAGATACCCGTGCAGATCCAAGTGCCGCAACACACGATACAGCTGTCGAACACGGACGAAGACGGGCAACAGCAGCAACAGGCGAGCACCGTGGTGCTACCGGCCGCCCCCGAAAGTATCTCTATTTTGCCgaattaa